CGGCGGCGCCGCGGTCTGCAAGGGCGACACCGGTGCCCCGGCGATCCGGGAGACCAACGGCAAGGCCGAGCTGGTCGCGGTGGCCTCCCGCTCCTGGCAGGGCGGCTGCCTGGGCACCCCGGCCACCGAGACCCGCACCGGCGCCTACAACAGCCGGGTCGACGACCTCGGCACCTGGGTGCAGCAGGTGAAGGCGTCGCGCCCCGGCAGCCGGCTGTTCGCGATCGGCGGTGACACCAAGATCTGGGGCAACGAAGGCTCGTACACCACGAACACCTGGGGCACCTTCGACGCCGTGCCGGACGGCAGCGGCATCCGCCAGGTCGCCGCCGTCACCATGGGCAGCACCGTACGCCTGTTCGCGGTCGGCAGCGACCAGCGGATCTGGACCACCAGCAAGGACGGCGTGAACGGCGCCTGGTCCACCTTCCAGCCGCTGCCCGACGCCGCCGGCATCCAGCAGCTGACCGCCGTCGCCATGGGCAACAAGGTCCGGCTGTTCGCGGTCGGCTCCGACCAGCGGATCTGGACCACCACCGGCGACTACACCGCCGGCACCTGGTCCACCTTCCAGGCGCTGCCCGGCGCCTCCGGGGTCAAGGAGGTGACCGCCACCGTCGTCGGCAACACGGTGCGGCTGTTCGCCATCGGCAGCGACCAGCGGATCTGGACCACCACCGGTGACTACACCGCGGGCGGCTGGTCCACCTTCGCGGTCATCCCCAGCAGCAGCATCCAGCACATCGGCGCGACCACCGTCGGCAGCACCGTGCGGCTGTTCGCCATCGGCGGCGACCAGCAGATCTGGATCACCGACAGCACCGACAACGGCCCGTGGAGCGCTTTCGACGCCGTCCCCAACGCCAGTGGCGTCAAGCAGGTCGCCACCACCGCCATCGGCGACACCACCCGGGTGTTCGCCATCGGCAGCGACGACCGGATCTGGACCGCCGACAAGAAGGCCGACGGCAGCTGGACCACCTTCTACCTCGTCCCCAGCAGCAGCATCCAGGGCATCGCCGCCACCACCAACTGACGCACCCTTCCCCGGGAGCGGGTCGGTACCGGAGCGCCGGGACCGGCCCGCCCTGGGGGTTCCCACGCTGATCAAGACCCCAACTCGGCATCAAATCGCCTGCAGTAGGCTTGTGTTGGCGATTTGACCGTTGCTAGCGTCGCCGTGTGACCCAGGCCTACCGGTCCGTTCTCGCGGAAGTCCTGACGCGAGCCGATCACGATGCCGGCTGGCGCGTCCGCCATGTCGAGCCGTGGTGGATGGTGACCCCACCGCGCCACCAACCGCGGCGCCAGGGATGGAAGTTGCACGTCTCGGCGACCGTGGTCTCGGCGCCGCAGGTGCTGGAGCGCGCCGGCCGGGTGCTCGTCGCGCACGGCTGTGCGTTCAAGTTCGCGGCCCGGCCGAAGGTCACCGCGGAGCTGACCGGCACCCGGGCCGTACGGGCGCAGTCGGGCAAGTTCCTGACCGCCTACCCCGCCGATGACGACCAACTCCGGCTCGTCGCCGAGGAGTTGTCCGAGGCGACCGCCGGACTGCCCGGCCCCGCCATCCTCTCCGACCGCCGCCACCGCCCCGGCAGCCTGGTGCACTACCGCTACGGCTGCTTCGCGCGGCCCCGGCTGCTCAACGACGAGGGGTTCTACGAGGGCCGGCTGGTCGCGCCGGACGGCAGCCTCCACCCGGACGAGCGCAACCCCTGGTTCTCGCCGCCCCCGTGGGCCGAGGACCCGTTCGCCGCTGCGGAGCGGGTGCCCGCCGCGCCCCGGCGCGCGGGAGAGCCGCGCCGCAAGGGCGAGCCCGTCCTGCTGGCCGGACGGTACCTGGTCAAGGAGGCCATCCGGCACTCCAACCGCGGCGGCGTCTACCGCGCCGAGGACACCCGCAGCGGCGAGACCGTCCTGCTCAAGGAGGCCCGGCCGCACGTCGGCGTCGACCCGCAGGGCCGGGACGCCAGGGACCGGCTGCGCTACGAGGCGGAGGTCCTGGACGGACTCGCTCCCCGGGGCGTCACCCCGCGGGTGCGGGAACTCTTCGAGGCCGGCGGTCACCTGTTCCTGGTCGAGGACCTGATCCCCGGCCGGAACCTCCAGCAGTGGACCGCCGAACACCTGGACCGGGGCGACGGGCAGGTCCCCGTCGCCGCGGCGCGCACGCTCGCCCGCCGACTCGTCGGGCTGGTGGGGGAGTTGCACGCCGCCGGGCTCGTCCTGCGCGACCTCAAGCCCGGCAACGTCATCATGACCCCGCAGGACCGGCCGGTCCTGGTCGACCTCGAACTCGCCGTACGGTTCGGCGCCACCGCCCACCCGGCCGGCACCCGCGGCTTCACCGACCCCGGGTACCTGGACGGTCCGTCCGTGGAGCCCGTGGTCGGGCCGGTTCCCGCGCCCGGCCCGGAGGCGGACTGCTTCAGCCTCGGTGCGACCCTGCTGCACGCCGTCGCCGGCATCAGCCCGGTGCTCGCCGCGGACAGCGCACCGGCCCGCCCGGCCGGCGAACGGCTCGCCGCACTGCTCGCCGCCGCCGCTGCGGACCTGCCCGCGCTGCGCGCCCTGGCGCCCCTGATCACCGGGCTGACGGCGGAGATGCCGCGGCGCTGGACGGTGGCCAGGGCGGCGGCGTTCCTCGACGGCGAGGCGGCGCCGGCCGCGCCGGCCGCGCCCACCGTGCCCACCGCTGGGTACCCGGCCGCACCGCCGACCGCCTCGCGCGTGACCGCCGAGCGCCTGATCGAGGACGGCCTCGCCCACCTCGCCGCCACCATGGACACCGCCGCCGAATACCTCTGGCCCGCCCCGCGCTCCCTCCCGAACGGCGACCCCTGCAACGTGCAGCTCGGCGCCGCCGGTCTGCTCGCCGTGCTCGCCCGGGCCGTCCGCTGCGGGTACGAGGCCGCCCGGCCCGCGCTGCGCGAGGCCGCCGACTGGCTGGACGCCAGGCTCGCCGAGCCCGACCGGATCCTGCCCGGGCTCCACTTCGGCCGCTCCGGCACCGCCTGGGCCCTGCACGACGCGGCGACCACCCTGGACGACTGCCGACTCGCCGACCGGGCCCTCGCCCTCGCCCTGCGCATCCCGCTCGCCTCGGGCAGCGCCGACGTGTGCCACGGCCTCGCCGGCGCCGGCCTGACCCAGCTCCACCTCTGGCGCCGCACCGACGACCGCCGCTTCGCCGACCGGGCCCGGGAGTGCGCGGACGGGCTGCTGCAGCTGCTGACGTCCGGCCAGTCCGGCCAGTCCGGCGGGTCCGGTCAGCCCCGTCGGTCCGGCGTGGACTGGCCGCTCGGCCCGCGGTACCGCGCCGAACTGGCCGGCTCCACCCACTACGGCTTCGCCCACGGAGTCGCGGGCAACGCAGCCTTCCTGCTCGCCGCCGGCCGCGAACTGCGCCGGCCCGAACTGACCGGGATCGCACTCGGCGGCGGCGAAGCCCTGTGCGCGCTCACCGACTGGCGCGACGGCGCCGCGTACTGGCCCAAGGGCCCCGGCCGCACCGAACGCCCGGGCCTGAACTACTGGTGCCACGGTTCCTCGGGCATCGGCACCTTCCTGCTGCGGCTCTGGCAGGAGACCGGCGACCGGCGCCACCTCGCCCACGCCGAGGGCGCCGCGCTCGCCGTGCACCGCGACCGCCACCGCCTCGGGCCCGGCAGCTGCCACGGGCTGGCCGGCAACGCCGAGCTGCTCCTCGACCTGGCCGCCGCCACCGGCGACGACCGCCACCTCGCCCGCGCCGACGACCTCATCCAGGGCATCGCCCTGCGCGCCACGCTCCGCGACGGCCGCCACCTCGTCCCCGACGACACCCTGAGGGAGGTCACCGCCGCCTACAACGTCGGCTACGGCGGCGTGCTCGACCTCCTGCTCCGCCGCCTGCACGGCGGCCCCCGATCGTGGCTGGTCGACCGGCCGGCCGCGGACCCGCACCACCACCATCACCCGAGCCCCGGAGAGGGGGGATGACCATGGAGAGCACCGTCCTGGAGCTGCAGGAGCTGCCCGAGACCGAGGAGCAGCCGCTGGAGCCGATGATGTGCTGCGACACCGGCCACCACAGCTACGAGCCGACCGACCTCTGTCTCGACCCGGTCGACTGACGGCCCACCCCCGTGGTGCTGTGAGAGCCGCCACCGGCGCCTCACAGCACCCGATCATCAGAGCACCCGATCATCAGAGCACCCCTATCGACGGAGTGGGGCCGTTGACCGGCGACTCCGGTAGCTCCTCGGGCCCGGCCTGGCCCGTCCTGCTCGACGGCCCCGCGGCCGACGCGGCCCGGCGGCTGGTCGACGCCGTCGCGGGCCGACCGCGCCCGGCGCCCCGAGCGGTGCGGCCCGACCTCGGCAGCGGCGGCGCGGGCCTGGCCCTCGCCTACCACCAGCTCGACCTCTGCCGCCCCGGTGAGGGCTGGCACGCGGTGGCCGTCGGCCACCTGGACGCCGCCGTCCGCGGCGCGGAGCGGATGCGCCTGCGCGCCCCGGGCCTGCTCGGC
The genomic region above belongs to Streptomyces sp. 1331.2 and contains:
- the lanL gene encoding class IV lanthionine synthetase LanL, with the protein product MVTPPRHQPRRQGWKLHVSATVVSAPQVLERAGRVLVAHGCAFKFAARPKVTAELTGTRAVRAQSGKFLTAYPADDDQLRLVAEELSEATAGLPGPAILSDRRHRPGSLVHYRYGCFARPRLLNDEGFYEGRLVAPDGSLHPDERNPWFSPPPWAEDPFAAAERVPAAPRRAGEPRRKGEPVLLAGRYLVKEAIRHSNRGGVYRAEDTRSGETVLLKEARPHVGVDPQGRDARDRLRYEAEVLDGLAPRGVTPRVRELFEAGGHLFLVEDLIPGRNLQQWTAEHLDRGDGQVPVAAARTLARRLVGLVGELHAAGLVLRDLKPGNVIMTPQDRPVLVDLELAVRFGATAHPAGTRGFTDPGYLDGPSVEPVVGPVPAPGPEADCFSLGATLLHAVAGISPVLAADSAPARPAGERLAALLAAAAADLPALRALAPLITGLTAEMPRRWTVARAAAFLDGEAAPAAPAAPTVPTAGYPAAPPTASRVTAERLIEDGLAHLAATMDTAAEYLWPAPRSLPNGDPCNVQLGAAGLLAVLARAVRCGYEAARPALREAADWLDARLAEPDRILPGLHFGRSGTAWALHDAATTLDDCRLADRALALALRIPLASGSADVCHGLAGAGLTQLHLWRRTDDRRFADRARECADGLLQLLTSGQSGQSGGSGQPRRSGVDWPLGPRYRAELAGSTHYGFAHGVAGNAAFLLAAGRELRRPELTGIALGGGEALCALTDWRDGAAYWPKGPGRTERPGLNYWCHGSSGIGTFLLRLWQETGDRRHLAHAEGAALAVHRDRHRLGPGSCHGLAGNAELLLDLAAATGDDRHLARADDLIQGIALRATLRDGRHLVPDDTLREVTAAYNVGYGGVLDLLLRRLHGGPRSWLVDRPAADPHHHHHPSPGEGG
- a CDS encoding trypsin-like serine protease codes for the protein MNRETKPRNRRAGVLVAAAATSALATFSGAPAGAVVGDAAADGSYASTARLTIGDNLRACTGALVDRYWVVTAASCFADDPAQPQAVAAGAPKWKTTATIAGKSAEVAELVPRQDRDLVMARLTAAVDGVAPLALAGTAPTAGQTLRVAGFGRTKDEWAPLKLHTGAFSLDTVSATGIGTTGTGGAAVCKGDTGAPAIRETNGKAELVAVASRSWQGGCLGTPATETRTGAYNSRVDDLGTWVQQVKASRPGSRLFAIGGDTKIWGNEGSYTTNTWGTFDAVPDGSGIRQVAAVTMGSTVRLFAVGSDQRIWTTSKDGVNGAWSTFQPLPDAAGIQQLTAVAMGNKVRLFAVGSDQRIWTTTGDYTAGTWSTFQALPGASGVKEVTATVVGNTVRLFAIGSDQRIWTTTGDYTAGGWSTFAVIPSSSIQHIGATTVGSTVRLFAIGGDQQIWITDSTDNGPWSAFDAVPNASGVKQVATTAIGDTTRVFAIGSDDRIWTADKKADGSWTTFYLVPSSSIQGIAATTN